The window CGTTCAGAAATAACGATAGAGTCTTCGAAGTTATAACCACGCCATGGCATAAAGGCCACCAGAATATTTTTGCCAAGGGCGATTTCACCTTGGCTGGTAGAAGGACCATCAGCCAAAACCTGGCCCTTCTTAACCCTCTGACCTACCTGAACAATGGGCTTCTGGGTAAAAGTGGTGTTCTGGTTGGATTTGCGCCATTTGACCAATTTATAAATTTTTACGTTGGGTATTCCGTTTCCGTTCTCACTTTCATAACGCACCACTAAACGGGTAGCATCAAGGTCTTCCACCACACCATCGGCTTCTGCAATAATGGTGAAACCTGAGTCACGCGCTACGTATTTTTCCATTCCAGTACCAACAAGCGGGGCCTCGGTACGAATTAAGGGAACCGCCTGGCGTTGCATATTTGAACCCATCAAGGCACGGTTAGCGTCGTCATGCTCTAAAAAGGGAATAAGAGAAGAAGAAACGCTGACTATTTGTACCGGACAAAGATCGATAAAGTTTACGTCTTCTCTTCTGGCCATGATAAATTCACCGGCTTTACGTGCCGGGACCATCTCATCAATAATATTGCCCTCTTTATCAATATTAATCGTGGACTGGGCTATAATATGTTCTCCCTCGTCAAGGGCACTCATGTAAACGACTTCATTGGTCACTTTGCCGTTTACCACTTTGCGATAAGGAGTTTCGATAAAACCATAGCGGTTCACCCGCGCGTAAGTGGTAAGAGAAACAATGAGGCCGATATTCGGGCCTTCTGGAGTCTCAATCGGACAAATTCTTCCGTAGTGGGTATGATGCACGTCACGAACTTCAAAGCCTGCCCGTTCGCGGGTAAGACCTCCGGGGCCTAGGGCTGAAAGCCTGCGTTTGTGGGTCATCATGGACAAGGGGTTTGTCTGGTCCATAAATTGAGAGAGTTGTCCTTGCCCGAAAAATTCTCTAAGCGCAGAGGTAACTGGCTTGGGGTTGATCAAGTCGTTGGGCATTAGGGCTTCAACATCCTGCAAAGTCATCCTTTCACGGATGGCCCTTTCCATACGGACAAGCCCAACGCGCATCTGGTTTTCCACCAACTCACCAACAGAACGAACCCTGCGGTTACCAAGATGGTCAATGTCATCAACCGGGCCTTCTGTTTCTTTGAGTTCAATGAGATGCTTAAGAACGGCCAAAATGTCTTCTTTGGTTAACACCCTGACATTCATCGGGATATCAAGACCAAGGCGCTTATTCATCTTGTAGCGCCCGACCTCAGAAAGATCATAGGTGCTAGGATCAAAGAAAAGGGACTGAAAATAGGCACGGGCAACTTCGAGGTTAGCGGGGCTAGAAGGCCGCAGGCGACGATAAATTTCGATCAAGGCTTCTTCCTGAGTATGGGCCTTATCAAGCATCAAAGTATCACGTACACAAGGGGTGTGTCTTTGTAAGCTCATGTAAAGGCATTCAACTTCTTCAATGCCAGCTTCACGAAGTTTCTCCAAAACGTCTTTGTCAACTACGGTGTTACAAGAAACAATTACCTCACCAGTATTGGGATCAATGATGTCTCGGGCTATTACCTTGCCCAAAAATTCTTCTTCAGGCACTGGAATAGTCTCAAGCCCTGCTTCTTGAATCCGTTTAAGGGCAGCCTTAGTAATCTTGCGGCCTTTTTTAAGAAGGACTTCTCCTGTTTCAGGATGATGAATATCAAGATATGCCTTTTGCCCCAATAAAATTTCAGGATCAACTACTTTTTCAATGCGGTTGGGGGCAATGATATATTTTTCTATCGGATAGAACGTAGTGAGGATCTCTTCGGTAGAAAGGCCTAAAGCTTTAAGAAAAGTTGTTACAGGAAACTTGCGCCGCCGATCAATACGGACGTACAAATAATCCCGGTGGTCAAACTCAAAATCAAGCCAAGAACCACGGGTAGGTATTACCCTTGCAAAATAAAGCACCTTACCACTTGCATGGGTTTTGCCCTTATCATGGTCAAAAAAGATTCCCGGAGAACGCTGTAGCTGATTAACAACGACCCTTTCGGTGCCGTTGATGATGAAGATACCGTCTTCAGTCATCAAAGGAACAGTTCCGAAATAA of the Thermodesulfatator atlanticus DSM 21156 genome contains:
- the rpoB gene encoding DNA-directed RNA polymerase subunit beta, with protein sequence MSEELTIIPNRARKNFGRVKPLLDVPYLIAIQKESYKRFLQDDVAPEAREEVGIHGALKSVFPITDYTGTCELEFVDYTILPPKYTPDECREKGLTYEAPMRLRVRLLTYDIDPDTGDKSIRDIKEQEIYFGTVPLMTEDGIFIINGTERVVVNQLQRSPGIFFDHDKGKTHASGKVLYFARVIPTRGSWLDFEFDHRDYLYVRIDRRRKFPVTTFLKALGLSTEEILTTFYPIEKYIIAPNRIEKVVDPEILLGQKAYLDIHHPETGEVLLKKGRKITKAALKRIQEAGLETIPVPEEEFLGKVIARDIIDPNTGEVIVSCNTVVDKDVLEKLREAGIEEVECLYMSLQRHTPCVRDTLMLDKAHTQEEALIEIYRRLRPSSPANLEVARAYFQSLFFDPSTYDLSEVGRYKMNKRLGLDIPMNVRVLTKEDILAVLKHLIELKETEGPVDDIDHLGNRRVRSVGELVENQMRVGLVRMERAIRERMTLQDVEALMPNDLINPKPVTSALREFFGQGQLSQFMDQTNPLSMMTHKRRLSALGPGGLTRERAGFEVRDVHHTHYGRICPIETPEGPNIGLIVSLTTYARVNRYGFIETPYRKVVNGKVTNEVVYMSALDEGEHIIAQSTINIDKEGNIIDEMVPARKAGEFIMARREDVNFIDLCPVQIVSVSSSLIPFLEHDDANRALMGSNMQRQAVPLIRTEAPLVGTGMEKYVARDSGFTIIAEADGVVEDLDATRLVVRYESENGNGIPNVKIYKLVKWRKSNQNTTFTQKPIVQVGQRVKKGQVLADGPSTSQGEIALGKNILVAFMPWRGYNFEDSIVISERLVRDDVFTSIHIEEFECVARETKLGREEITRDIPNVSEEALERLDASGIVKIGAYVKPGDILVGKVTPKGETQLSPEEKLLRAIFGEKASDVKDTSLRVPPGIEGIVIDAKVFTRKGIEKDARAKEIEDREIAKLMKDQQDFLEVLRRSTLKRLERHLTGKTAASTIEIRGEVVIEKGQPITKEVLERIPLARIRELAGGKKKDPVVEDILRDYEAKEAEIRKQFEDRINRLKKGDELPPGVLKVVKVFVAMKRKLQPGDKMAGRHGNKGVVSKVVPIEDMPYLPDGTPVDMVLSPLGVPSRMNIGQILETHLGWASHEIGRKVAELAKAYQVEAVKQLLSEIFSPEELEEFLRDKTDEEILAFAATFEDGLPVATPVFDGAKEYQIKKLLSLAGLSETGQSVLYDGKSGEPFREPVTVGYMYMLKLHHLVDDKIHARSTGPYSLITQQPLGGKAQFGGQRLGEMEVWAMEAYGAAYALQEFLTVKSDDVTGRTRMYERIVKGNNFLEAGLPESFKVLVKELQGLCLDVEMIEEE